Proteins from a single region of Ornithinimicrobium humiphilum:
- a CDS encoding HAMP domain-containing histidine kinase produces MRRQIIATLVAMVVGVVLLYGVPRAYWLSELVHSTEQRETHRAADVLAVAVDERRAGGGQVEEDFLAQLVHTGEAVTVTVDGGTLRVGTDASQDSPDDIVAVRGLAGGGELSLRRADELVSDRVGEALVPVGLLGLVLIVAAGLLVKVLADRLSRPFRELAGIADAVGRGHFDVSIPHYRVPEAEAIGGSMRRGISRLAELRRRERDIASNASHELRSPISALRMEIEDLASWPETPPVVAAELHSYLPQLDRLNAAVRTYLDAAEAQRLLDVDVVDLSALVRESLDRWRSRLRGPSAPRLVVVDEPTEAVHVCASDSAVTEVLDHLLTDAVHRLPTHVLVEIDSTDGYGRVRLELEGARADGGGGVREGTEVADGRAAAAETALAVGGRVISVDGQTVVLLRLAGEDEDDSPTTDA; encoded by the coding sequence ATGCGTAGGCAGATCATCGCCACCCTGGTGGCGATGGTCGTCGGGGTGGTCCTGCTCTACGGGGTCCCCCGCGCCTACTGGCTCTCCGAGCTGGTCCACTCCACCGAGCAGCGCGAGACCCACCGGGCCGCGGACGTCCTCGCCGTCGCCGTGGACGAGCGCCGCGCCGGCGGCGGTCAGGTGGAAGAGGACTTCCTCGCCCAGCTGGTGCACACCGGTGAGGCGGTCACGGTCACCGTCGACGGCGGCACGCTGCGCGTCGGGACCGACGCGTCCCAGGACTCCCCCGACGACATCGTGGCCGTGCGCGGCCTGGCGGGCGGCGGCGAGCTCTCGCTGCGCCGGGCGGACGAGCTCGTCTCCGACCGGGTCGGCGAGGCCCTGGTGCCGGTCGGCCTCCTCGGGCTGGTGCTGATCGTCGCGGCCGGGCTCCTGGTGAAGGTGCTGGCCGACCGGCTCTCGCGGCCCTTCCGCGAGCTCGCGGGCATCGCCGACGCCGTCGGGCGGGGCCACTTCGACGTGTCCATCCCCCATTACCGGGTGCCCGAGGCCGAGGCCATCGGCGGCTCGATGCGACGGGGCATCTCCCGCCTGGCCGAGCTGCGGCGCCGCGAGCGCGACATCGCCAGCAACGCCTCGCACGAGCTGCGCAGCCCTATCAGCGCCCTGCGGATGGAGATCGAGGACCTCGCCTCCTGGCCCGAGACCCCGCCCGTCGTCGCGGCCGAGCTGCACAGCTACCTTCCCCAGCTCGACCGGCTCAACGCCGCCGTGCGGACCTACCTCGACGCGGCGGAGGCGCAGCGGCTGCTCGACGTCGACGTCGTCGACCTCTCCGCACTGGTCCGCGAGTCCCTCGACCGCTGGCGCAGCCGCCTGCGCGGACCGTCCGCCCCACGCCTCGTCGTCGTGGACGAGCCGACCGAGGCCGTGCACGTGTGCGCCTCGGACTCCGCTGTGACGGAGGTCCTCGACCACCTGCTCACCGACGCCGTCCACCGGCTGCCCACCCACGTCCTGGTCGAGATCGACAGCACCGACGGCTACGGCCGCGTCCGCCTCGAGCTGGAGGGTGCCCGCGCCGACGGCGGGGGCGGGGTCCGCGAGGGCACCGAGGTGGCCGACGGCCGGGCCGCCGCGGCGGAGACCGCCCTGGCCGTGGGCGGTCGGGTCATCTCGGTCGACGGCCAGACGGTCGTCCTGCTCCGCCTCGCCGGGGAGGACGAGGACGACTCCCCCACGACCGACGCCTGA
- a CDS encoding sugar porter family MFS transporter → MTGTDTAQRDYVLGKAIQLTSVAALGGFLFGFDTAVVNGAVTAIRDDFELGSGLTGFVVSSALLGCVLGAYVAGRLAERIGRIRVMVLASILFTLSAIGSGFAFGAWDLIVWRVVGGVGVGAASVIAPAYIAEISPASIRGRLGSLQQMAIVVGIFIALLSDYFLAGVAGGSGEPLWGSTAWRWMFWAEVIPAVTYGVLALTIPESPRYLVSLGRVEDAREVLGRVMLRGIPERIKEIQRTVRQEAKASLADLRGDTGKVLPIVWIGIALSVFQQFVGINVIFYYSSTLWQAVGFTESDALTQTVITSVTNIVVTVVAIALIDRIGRRVLLLVGSAGMAVSLGVMAWVFATADVVEQGGEMVPVLSDTMGPVALVAANAFVVFFGMSWGPGVWVLLGEMFNNRIRATALGIAAAAQWLANFAISTSFPVMADVGLGFAYGFYTTFALLSFFFVLRWVPETKGRELEDM, encoded by the coding sequence ATGACAGGCACGGACACCGCGCAACGTGACTACGTGCTCGGCAAGGCCATCCAGCTCACCTCGGTCGCCGCGCTCGGCGGCTTCCTGTTCGGCTTCGACACCGCGGTCGTCAACGGTGCGGTCACCGCGATCCGGGACGACTTCGAGCTGGGCTCGGGGCTCACCGGCTTCGTCGTCAGCTCGGCGCTGCTGGGGTGCGTCCTCGGCGCCTACGTCGCGGGCCGCCTGGCCGAGCGCATCGGCCGCATCCGCGTCATGGTGCTGGCCTCGATCCTCTTCACCCTCTCGGCCATCGGCTCCGGCTTCGCCTTCGGTGCCTGGGACCTGATCGTCTGGCGGGTCGTCGGCGGTGTCGGCGTCGGTGCCGCCTCGGTCATCGCCCCGGCCTACATCGCCGAGATCTCGCCCGCGTCGATCCGCGGGCGCCTCGGCTCGCTGCAGCAGATGGCGATCGTGGTCGGCATCTTCATCGCGCTGCTCTCCGACTACTTCCTCGCCGGGGTCGCCGGTGGGTCCGGCGAACCGCTGTGGGGCAGCACCGCCTGGCGCTGGATGTTCTGGGCGGAGGTCATCCCCGCCGTCACCTACGGCGTGCTCGCGCTGACGATCCCCGAGTCCCCGCGCTACCTCGTCTCGCTCGGCCGCGTCGAGGACGCCCGCGAGGTGCTCGGCCGGGTGATGCTGCGCGGCATACCCGAGCGGATCAAGGAGATCCAGCGCACCGTGCGCCAGGAGGCGAAGGCCTCGCTCGCCGACCTGCGTGGCGACACCGGCAAGGTGCTGCCGATCGTGTGGATCGGCATCGCGCTGTCGGTCTTCCAGCAGTTCGTCGGAATCAACGTGATCTTCTACTACTCCTCGACGCTGTGGCAGGCGGTCGGCTTCACCGAGTCCGACGCGCTGACCCAGACGGTCATCACCTCGGTGACCAACATCGTCGTGACGGTCGTCGCCATCGCCCTCATCGACCGGATCGGTCGCCGGGTGCTGCTGCTCGTCGGCTCGGCGGGCATGGCCGTCTCGCTCGGGGTCATGGCCTGGGTCTTCGCCACCGCCGACGTCGTCGAGCAGGGCGGGGAGATGGTGCCGGTGCTCTCCGACACCATGGGCCCGGTCGCCCTCGTCGCGGCCAACGCCTTCGTCGTCTTCTTCGGTATGTCGTGGGGCCCGGGCGTCTGGGTGCTGCTGGGCGAGATGTTCAACAACCGCATCCGGGCGACCGCGCTCGGCATCGCGGCCGCGGCGCAGTGGCTGGCGAACTTCGCCATCTCCACGTCGTTCCCCGTCATGGCCGACGTCGGCCTGGGCTTCGCCTACGGCTTCTACACGACGTTCGCGCTGCTGTCGTTCTTCTTCGTCCTCAGGTGGGTGCCCGAGACGAAGGGTCGCGAGCTGGAGGACATGTAG
- a CDS encoding 2-hydroxyacid dehydrogenase, with translation MAQVVVTGRIPRAALDALTSAGHQVDAWEESGPIPRDTLLERVRGAQAVVTLVTERVDAELLDAAGDGLRVVANVAVGYDNVDVAACRERGVVVTNTPGVLTAATADITMALVLMVTRRLGEAERLVRSGTPWQWGMEMMLGRGLQGRTLGIVGLGGIGRATARRARAFGMEIVYTGRRDAPPEVEAELSAQRLPLEELLTASDVVSLHLPYSARTHHLVGPEQLRLIGPTSYLVNTARGPIVDESALVAALEAGEIAGAGLDVHEHEPRVHPGLLGREDVVLLPHVGSATVETRTAMATLAADNVVAVLAGEEPRTPVEG, from the coding sequence ATGGCACAGGTCGTCGTGACGGGCAGGATCCCCCGGGCCGCGCTGGACGCGCTGACCTCGGCGGGGCACCAGGTCGACGCGTGGGAGGAGTCCGGGCCCATCCCCCGCGACACCCTCCTGGAGCGGGTGCGCGGGGCGCAGGCCGTGGTCACCCTCGTCACCGAGCGGGTCGACGCGGAGCTGCTGGACGCGGCGGGCGACGGGCTGCGGGTGGTGGCCAACGTCGCGGTGGGCTACGACAACGTCGACGTCGCGGCCTGCCGCGAGCGCGGCGTCGTCGTGACCAACACCCCTGGCGTGCTCACCGCCGCGACGGCCGACATCACGATGGCCCTGGTCCTCATGGTGACCCGGCGGCTGGGCGAGGCCGAGCGGCTCGTCCGCTCCGGCACCCCCTGGCAGTGGGGCATGGAGATGATGCTCGGCCGGGGCCTGCAGGGCCGCACCCTCGGGATCGTCGGGCTGGGCGGCATCGGCCGGGCCACCGCCCGCCGGGCCCGGGCGTTCGGGATGGAGATCGTCTACACGGGGCGCCGCGACGCCCCGCCCGAGGTCGAGGCCGAGCTGTCGGCGCAGCGGCTGCCGCTGGAGGAGCTGCTGACGGCCAGCGACGTCGTGTCGCTGCACCTGCCCTACTCGGCGCGGACGCACCACCTGGTCGGGCCGGAGCAGCTGCGCCTGATCGGCCCCACGTCATACCTCGTGAACACGGCACGGGGCCCGATCGTCGACGAGTCGGCGCTGGTCGCGGCCCTGGAGGCGGGCGAGATCGCCGGTGCGGGGCTGGACGTCCACGAGCACGAGCCGCGGGTACACCCGGGCCTGCTCGGGCGCGAGGACGTCGTCCTGCTGCCGCACGTCGGCTCGGCCACCGTCGAGACGCGGACCGCGATGGCGACCCTGGCGGCCGACAACGTCGTGGCCGTCCTCGCCGGCGAGGAGCCGCGGACCCCCGTGGAGGGCTGA
- a CDS encoding PH domain-containing protein, producing the protein MTSPAQVRISRRILDRYLLDEETPVVATRSHWAKLTEPFLTAFVALLAVGALTATLDARTEMLGTVLWCLWFVVAGRAVWRLLEWHNEWFVATDRRLLLVYGLLTHKVAMMPLRKVTDMNYGRSILGRMLGYGQFIMESAGQDQAMRVISWVPNPDEKYRRICATIFGPEGADEDDAGPRRVHEAFDQEVEPDPWEISYDDQEPSVVDRFDPDVVHVQVRRRQAAPRRSRWEDEVGPEDLPSDWEWVGREAQRARGATRRRSVAVDPDPTPPWR; encoded by the coding sequence GTGACCTCCCCCGCCCAGGTCCGCATCAGCCGGCGGATCCTCGACCGCTACCTCCTCGACGAGGAGACACCGGTGGTGGCGACGCGCTCCCACTGGGCCAAGCTCACCGAGCCCTTCCTCACCGCGTTCGTGGCGCTGCTGGCGGTCGGCGCGCTGACCGCGACCCTCGACGCCCGCACGGAGATGCTCGGCACCGTGCTGTGGTGCCTGTGGTTCGTGGTCGCCGGGCGGGCGGTGTGGCGGCTGCTGGAGTGGCACAACGAGTGGTTCGTCGCGACCGACCGGCGGCTGCTGCTCGTCTACGGCCTGCTCACCCACAAGGTGGCGATGATGCCGCTGCGCAAGGTGACGGACATGAACTACGGCCGCTCCATCCTGGGCCGGATGCTCGGCTACGGGCAGTTCATCATGGAGTCCGCCGGCCAGGACCAGGCGATGCGGGTCATCAGCTGGGTGCCCAACCCCGACGAGAAGTACCGCCGCATCTGCGCGACGATCTTCGGCCCGGAGGGGGCCGACGAGGACGACGCCGGCCCGCGGCGGGTGCACGAGGCCTTCGACCAGGAGGTCGAGCCGGACCCGTGGGAGATCTCCTACGACGACCAGGAGCCCTCGGTCGTCGACCGCTTCGACCCCGACGTCGTCCACGTCCAGGTGCGGCGGCGGCAGGCGGCCCCGCGGCGCTCCCGCTGGGAGGACGAGGTCGGGCCCGAGGACCTGCCCTCGGACTGGGAGTGGGTGGGTCGGGAGGCGCAGCGCGCCCGCGGCGCGACCCGCCGGCGCAGCGTCGCCGTCGACCCCGACCCGACGCCGCCCTGGCGCTGA
- a CDS encoding signal peptidase I, which yields MQRFPLWVRRLARITGNLALATVVLACAAYLLPHFLGYERYVITGGSMSGSIEKGSVVFEKARPVEELAVGDVITYLPPAGSGATTLVTHRIVEIDTDDAGQLVFRTQGDANADVDPWTFSLVDDTQPVVEHTVPYLGHALIALADRGTRMILIGVPSGAIALLALVELVRALRERTETDDEPHEAAPPMARPVP from the coding sequence ATGCAGCGCTTCCCGCTCTGGGTCCGGCGACTCGCCCGGATCACCGGCAACCTCGCCCTGGCCACGGTCGTCCTCGCCTGTGCGGCCTACCTCCTGCCCCACTTCCTCGGCTACGAGCGCTACGTCATCACCGGCGGCTCGATGTCCGGCTCCATCGAGAAGGGCTCGGTCGTCTTCGAGAAGGCCCGTCCGGTCGAGGAGCTGGCCGTCGGCGACGTGATCACCTACCTGCCTCCGGCCGGCAGCGGGGCGACCACGCTGGTCACCCACCGCATCGTCGAGATCGACACCGACGACGCCGGCCAGCTGGTCTTCCGCACCCAGGGCGACGCCAACGCCGACGTCGACCCCTGGACCTTCTCCCTCGTCGACGACACCCAACCGGTCGTCGAGCACACCGTCCCCTACCTCGGTCACGCGCTCATCGCCCTGGCCGACCGCGGGACCCGCATGATCCTCATCGGGGTGCCCTCGGGCGCCATCGCCCTGCTGGCACTCGTCGAGCTCGTCCGCGCCCTCCGGGAGCGCACCGAGACCGACGACGAGCCGCACGAGGCGGCACCGCCGATGGCCAGACCTGTCCCGTGA
- the def gene encoding peptide deformylase → MAVRPITVIGHKALHSPTKKVKEVTDEVRTLVADMFDTMEAADGVGLAANQVGSRLRIFVYDCPVPDGPNARGVVVNPVLERLGTPPPLEDEEHGEGCLSVPGEWFPLARHPRARVTGTDLDGNEVVVEGEDLLARCLQHETDHLDGYLYVDRLTGPVKEQAREAIKDRGWQADGVLRWDPSTQKADEV, encoded by the coding sequence ATGGCAGTCCGTCCCATCACCGTCATCGGTCACAAGGCCCTCCACTCCCCGACCAAGAAGGTCAAGGAGGTCACCGACGAGGTCCGCACCCTGGTCGCCGACATGTTCGACACGATGGAGGCGGCCGACGGCGTCGGTCTCGCCGCCAACCAGGTGGGCTCGCGGCTGCGCATCTTCGTCTACGACTGCCCGGTGCCCGACGGCCCCAACGCCCGCGGCGTCGTGGTCAACCCGGTCCTGGAGCGCCTCGGCACCCCGCCGCCGCTCGAGGACGAGGAGCACGGCGAGGGCTGCCTCTCGGTGCCCGGCGAGTGGTTCCCGCTCGCCCGCCACCCGCGCGCCCGCGTCACCGGTACCGACCTCGACGGCAACGAGGTCGTCGTCGAGGGCGAGGACCTGCTGGCCCGCTGCCTGCAGCACGAGACCGACCACCTCGACGGCTACCTCTACGTCGACCGCCTCACCGGGCCGGTCAAGGAGCAGGCCCGCGAGGCGATCAAGGACCGCGGCTGGCAGGCCGACGGCGTGCTGCGCTGGGACCCCTCGACGCAGAAGGCCGACGAGGTCTGA
- a CDS encoding Ig-like domain-containing protein: protein MPDLRRTAPVLLLVSLVALVLAVPTGFSSAAFTARSTSTATVTSGDWVAPVVRVADLSEGVAGTVPVQVTATDEHGSGVASVVVEYRAQGASTWTRMCVDDSAPWSCSWATASLTDGRYDVRAHATDRAGQPGYSPVVTTVVVNKAPSAPASVVVTSPNSSVKGSTTFAASVSSPVGVTSVTFFAKRGNSNVWIPVCTATAEPWSCVVSVNSILSNGSNVVRAVMVDGNGVSKDSLEPHVEFQVGG, encoded by the coding sequence GTGCCCGACCTGCGCCGCACCGCACCGGTCCTGCTCCTGGTCTCCCTCGTGGCCCTGGTGCTGGCGGTGCCGACGGGTTTCTCCTCCGCCGCCTTCACCGCCCGTTCGACGAGCACCGCGACCGTCACCTCGGGCGACTGGGTGGCTCCCGTCGTCCGCGTGGCCGACCTCTCCGAGGGAGTCGCCGGCACCGTGCCCGTGCAGGTCACCGCGACCGACGAGCACGGCAGCGGCGTCGCCTCGGTGGTCGTGGAGTACCGCGCCCAGGGCGCGAGCACCTGGACCCGCATGTGCGTCGACGACTCCGCACCGTGGTCCTGCAGCTGGGCGACGGCGTCGCTCACCGACGGCAGGTATGACGTGCGCGCCCACGCCACGGACCGCGCCGGGCAGCCCGGGTACTCCCCCGTCGTGACCACGGTCGTGGTCAACAAGGCTCCCTCTGCACCGGCCTCGGTGGTCGTCACCTCACCCAACAGCTCGGTGAAGGGCAGCACCACCTTCGCCGCCTCGGTCTCCTCCCCGGTGGGTGTCACGAGCGTGACCTTCTTCGCCAAGCGCGGCAACAGCAATGTCTGGATCCCGGTGTGCACCGCCACGGCTGAGCCCTGGAGCTGCGTGGTGAGCGTCAACTCGATCCTCTCGAACGGCTCCAACGTCGTCCGGGCGGTCATGGTCGACGGCAACGGCGTCAGCAAGGACTCGCTGGAGCCCCACGTGGAGTTCCAGGTGGGCGGGTGA
- a CDS encoding TasA family protein, giving the protein MNRSSRSAKVLAPLAVLLAAGALAVGSGATFTSTSSNSLSSVASGSLVLTNSKDAKAVFDVTNIKPGDTVTGSLTLSNTGTLPATFSLTEASSTNTFSASKLTLKITDSKGGVVYNDEFGGLEDDAKKGLGVFQPGDAETYTFVVGLDTTAGNTDQLKAASATFVWDAVQLAGESR; this is encoded by the coding sequence ATGAACCGCTCGTCCCGCTCCGCCAAGGTCCTCGCCCCGCTGGCCGTCCTCCTCGCCGCCGGCGCTCTCGCCGTGGGTTCGGGCGCCACCTTCACCTCGACCAGCAGCAACAGCCTCAGCTCGGTCGCCTCGGGCAGCCTCGTGCTGACCAACAGCAAGGACGCCAAGGCGGTCTTCGACGTCACGAACATCAAGCCCGGCGACACCGTCACCGGTTCCCTGACCCTGAGCAACACCGGCACGCTGCCCGCGACCTTCTCGCTGACCGAGGCCTCCTCGACCAACACCTTCTCGGCGTCCAAGCTCACGCTCAAGATCACCGACTCCAAGGGCGGCGTCGTCTACAACGACGAGTTCGGCGGCCTCGAGGACGATGCGAAGAAGGGCCTGGGCGTCTTCCAGCCCGGCGACGCCGAGACCTACACCTTCGTCGTCGGCCTGGACACCACCGCCGGCAACACCGACCAGCTCAAGGCCGCCTCTGCGACCTTCGTCTGGGACGCGGTCCAGCTCGCCGGTGAGTCCCGCTGA
- a CDS encoding sensor histidine kinase: MLDAPAGNELQALSDLAARVFDVPTAAINVLTSTQQHQVAATGFEASVCDRDDSLCARVADVVETVVVPDARQNPLLADSTFVRDVGVRFYASAPLVTPDGVTLGRLCVFDMQPRETTDEQRDALAFLAARVTDVLELRLRSRQLEESLAELTHARDELARSNEALWHFASQVSHDLRNPLMAVRANAELLTGEPAIADDPELLAVVERITDAARGMGRMIQEVLAHAKEGGRPQRDWLDLEEVVDRALLDLSPLIRETGAEIHVADLPTLPGDGELLYSVVLNLLSNALKYTAPGVPPRVSLAARLVGGSWRVTVTDNGIGVPPGLEESVFLPYVRGDVDLDGPPREGWGIGLATVHRVVTAHGGRVGLARRPGGGSEVWIELPARPVSAPQHAR; encoded by the coding sequence GTGCTCGACGCGCCCGCCGGCAACGAGCTCCAGGCGTTGTCCGACCTGGCGGCGCGGGTGTTCGACGTGCCGACGGCGGCGATCAACGTCCTGACCAGCACGCAGCAGCACCAGGTCGCGGCGACCGGCTTCGAGGCGTCGGTCTGCGACCGCGACGACTCGCTGTGCGCGCGGGTCGCCGACGTGGTCGAGACGGTCGTCGTGCCGGACGCGCGGCAGAACCCGCTGCTGGCGGACAGCACGTTCGTGAGGGACGTCGGCGTGCGCTTCTACGCCTCGGCCCCGCTGGTCACGCCCGACGGCGTCACCCTGGGCCGGCTGTGCGTCTTCGACATGCAGCCGCGGGAGACCACCGACGAGCAGCGCGACGCACTGGCCTTCCTGGCCGCCCGGGTCACCGACGTCCTGGAGCTGCGGCTGCGCAGCCGCCAGCTGGAGGAGTCGCTGGCCGAGCTCACGCACGCCCGCGACGAGCTGGCGCGCTCCAACGAGGCGCTCTGGCACTTCGCGAGCCAGGTCAGCCACGACCTGCGCAACCCCCTCATGGCCGTGCGGGCCAACGCCGAGCTGCTCACGGGCGAGCCGGCGATCGCCGACGACCCAGAGCTGCTGGCGGTCGTCGAGCGGATCACCGACGCGGCCCGAGGCATGGGGCGGATGATCCAGGAGGTCCTGGCCCACGCCAAGGAGGGCGGTCGGCCCCAGCGGGACTGGTTGGACCTCGAGGAGGTCGTCGACCGGGCGCTGCTCGACCTCAGCCCGCTCATCCGCGAGACGGGGGCGGAGATCCACGTCGCGGACCTGCCCACGCTCCCCGGCGACGGCGAGCTCCTCTACTCCGTGGTCCTCAACCTGCTGAGCAACGCCCTGAAGTACACCGCTCCCGGCGTGCCGCCGCGCGTCTCGCTGGCCGCCCGGCTGGTGGGCGGCAGCTGGCGGGTGACCGTCACCGACAACGGCATCGGGGTGCCCCCGGGGCTGGAGGAGTCCGTCTTTCTGCCCTACGTCCGGGGCGACGTCGACCTCGACGGCCCGCCGCGCGAGGGCTGGGGCATCGGACTGGCCACGGTGCACCGCGTGGTCACCGCGCACGGGGGGCGCGTCGGCCTGGCCCGCCGCCCAGGCGGCGGCAGCGAGGTCTGGATCGAGCTGCCCGCGCGGCCGGTCAGCGCGCCCCAGCACGCCCGCTGA
- a CDS encoding YgjV family protein, whose product MNWIEVLGWTGSAILVVSLLQTRLLRLRLVNLVGCLVLLVYNSTVGVWPMVGLNVVLALINVVFLWRMLRTRHDDRHYAVVEVRPDDAYLRYVLDRYRDDIARTQPTFSFHPESVDASYLVMKDDATVGVVLARSAGEDTAEVLLDWVAPPYRDFSPGEFVFRDSGLFSGRGIRRVLSPAGMRNPYYGRIGFRPEGERWVLDVDPA is encoded by the coding sequence GTGAACTGGATCGAGGTCCTCGGCTGGACCGGCTCGGCCATCCTCGTCGTCTCGTTGCTGCAGACCCGTCTGCTCCGCCTGCGGCTGGTCAACCTCGTGGGCTGCCTGGTGCTGCTGGTGTACAACTCGACCGTCGGCGTGTGGCCCATGGTGGGGCTCAACGTCGTGCTGGCCCTCATCAACGTCGTCTTCCTCTGGAGGATGCTGCGCACCCGCCACGACGACCGCCACTACGCCGTCGTCGAGGTGCGCCCCGACGACGCCTACCTCCGCTACGTCCTCGACCGCTACCGCGACGACATCGCGAGGACGCAGCCCACCTTCAGCTTCCACCCGGAGTCGGTCGACGCGTCCTACCTCGTGATGAAGGACGACGCCACGGTCGGTGTCGTGCTGGCCCGCAGCGCGGGGGAGGACACCGCCGAGGTGCTGCTGGACTGGGTCGCTCCGCCCTACCGCGACTTCTCGCCGGGGGAGTTCGTCTTCCGCGACTCCGGGCTGTTCTCCGGGCGCGGCATCCGCCGGGTGCTCTCGCCGGCCGGCATGCGCAACCCCTACTACGGGCGGATCGGCTTCCGCCCCGAGGGCGAGCGCTGGGTGCTGGACGTCGACCCGGCGTAG
- a CDS encoding response regulator transcription factor has translation MTTVVVVEDDDKIAAPLVRTLERDGYQVERFAEGLPAVRRLASQEDPVDLLMLDLGLPDVDGIDVCRAVRDGGFAGGIIILTARDGELDRVVGLDHGADDYLAKPFGLAELQARTRALLRRLHGNRGPAPAAPASAASAGRPASAAPPHTPAADGSRLRVDVAARRIWVGSTEVQATTKEFDVLALLDSQRGAVVARDTLINEVWDENWFGSTKTLDTTVGRLRQKLEDAAAPVRITTVRGVGFRLEDAGDA, from the coding sequence ATGACCACCGTCGTGGTCGTCGAGGACGACGACAAGATCGCTGCCCCGCTGGTCCGGACCCTCGAGCGGGACGGCTACCAGGTCGAGCGCTTCGCCGAGGGCCTGCCCGCGGTGCGTCGCCTCGCCTCGCAGGAGGACCCCGTCGACCTCCTCATGCTCGACCTCGGGCTCCCCGACGTCGACGGGATCGACGTCTGCCGGGCCGTCCGCGACGGCGGCTTCGCCGGCGGCATCATCATCCTCACGGCCCGCGACGGCGAGCTCGACCGTGTGGTCGGGCTCGACCACGGGGCCGACGACTACCTCGCCAAGCCCTTCGGCCTCGCCGAGCTGCAGGCCCGCACCCGGGCGCTGCTGCGGCGGCTCCACGGCAACCGGGGGCCCGCCCCGGCAGCCCCGGCGAGCGCCGCGTCGGCGGGCAGGCCGGCGTCCGCCGCGCCACCCCATACCCCCGCTGCGGACGGGAGCCGCCTGCGCGTCGACGTCGCCGCCCGACGCATCTGGGTCGGCAGCACCGAGGTGCAGGCGACGACCAAGGAGTTCGACGTCCTCGCCCTGCTGGACTCGCAGCGTGGCGCCGTCGTCGCCCGCGACACCCTCATCAACGAGGTGTGGGACGAGAACTGGTTCGGCTCCACCAAGACCCTCGACACCACCGTCGGACGCCTGCGGCAGAAGCTCGAGGACGCCGCGGCCCCGGTCCGCATCACGACGGTCCGCGGGGTGGGTTTCCGCCTCGAGGACGCCGGGGATGCGTAG
- a CDS encoding aminotransferase class I/II-fold pyridoxal phosphate-dependent enzyme, translated as MRVSQRSSVEPFHVMEVLKAAAERQRTHGDVIMLCAGQPSTPAPEPALEAAVAATTTQVLGYTESNGILPLRHAIADHHRDTAGVDVSPDDVVVFPGSSGAFTALFLAAFDVGDTVAMTRPGYPAYRNTLQALGCEVLELDCGPETRYQPTVEMLDALDEPPAGLIVASPANPTGTIIDADVLADLARWCEEHGTLLVSDEIYHGLSYGRPTASAWQTSREAVVVGSVSKYFSMTGWRIGWLLAPAALRRPLEVLTGNLNICPPTVAQYAALGAFTPQAGAELDGHRERYAANRELLIRRLPEIGLRDYAPPDGAFYAWCDIGHLTDDSVRWCADLLADCGVALTPGVDFDTVEGHRKVRLSFAGSTAEVDEALDRMAASPLLRPRG; from the coding sequence ATGCGGGTCTCGCAGCGGTCCTCCGTCGAGCCCTTCCACGTGATGGAGGTGCTCAAGGCCGCCGCCGAGCGTCAGCGGACGCACGGCGACGTCATCATGCTGTGCGCCGGGCAGCCGTCCACCCCGGCGCCGGAGCCCGCCCTCGAGGCGGCGGTCGCGGCGACGACCACGCAGGTGCTCGGCTACACCGAGTCCAACGGCATCCTGCCGCTGCGCCACGCGATCGCCGACCACCACCGTGACACCGCCGGCGTCGACGTCTCCCCCGACGACGTCGTGGTCTTCCCCGGCTCCTCGGGCGCCTTCACCGCGCTCTTCCTCGCCGCCTTCGACGTGGGCGACACGGTGGCGATGACCCGCCCCGGCTATCCCGCCTACCGCAACACCCTGCAGGCGCTGGGCTGCGAGGTGCTCGAGCTCGACTGCGGGCCCGAGACCCGCTACCAGCCGACCGTGGAGATGCTCGACGCCCTCGACGAGCCGCCCGCCGGCCTCATCGTCGCCTCCCCGGCCAACCCGACCGGCACGATCATCGACGCGGACGTCCTGGCCGACCTCGCCCGGTGGTGCGAGGAGCACGGCACCCTGCTCGTCAGCGACGAGATCTACCACGGGCTCTCCTACGGCCGTCCGACCGCGAGCGCCTGGCAGACCTCCCGCGAGGCCGTCGTGGTGGGCTCGGTGAGCAAGTACTTCTCGATGACCGGCTGGCGCATCGGGTGGCTGCTGGCCCCCGCCGCGCTGCGTCGGCCGCTCGAGGTGCTCACCGGCAACCTCAACATCTGCCCGCCCACCGTCGCGCAGTACGCCGCGCTCGGTGCCTTCACCCCGCAGGCGGGCGCCGAGCTCGACGGCCACCGTGAGAGGTATGCCGCCAACCGCGAGCTGCTGATCCGCCGGCTCCCCGAGATCGGGCTGCGCGACTACGCCCCGCCGGACGGCGCCTTCTACGCCTGGTGCGACATCGGCCACCTCACCGACGACTCCGTGCGGTGGTGCGCCGACCTGCTGGCCGACTGCGGCGTCGCCCTCACCCCCGGCGTCGACTTCGACACGGTCGAGGGCCACCGCAAGGTGCGGCTGAGCTTCGCCGGGTCGACCGCCGAGGTCGACGAGGCGCTGGACCGGATGGCGGCCAGCCCGTTGCTGCGCCCGCGCGGCTGA